Proteins from one Thioalkalivibrio thiocyanodenitrificans ARhD 1 genomic window:
- a CDS encoding DUF4194 domain-containing protein, with the protein MISDLKNLLARHEDIEESAIKEAAYNLLARQFLLQHKGRHRKHYDLVVRFPGYFRNLMEALNYELVISEERGYVGAVPLDYTRRMSLAETLVLFTLRYLYDEAVTNFSANEDGTVELTVEDFEIRHHQFTKRDLPKTKGDFDALIAPFIRCAILEHGADEEHPEIERLRILPTITALLNGEAIKRIEVYLRAEDIDTSEHQEDESVEEDEA; encoded by the coding sequence GTGATTTCCGATTTGAAGAACCTGCTCGCCCGGCATGAGGATATCGAGGAGAGCGCGATCAAGGAGGCGGCCTACAATCTGTTGGCCCGCCAGTTCTTGCTCCAGCACAAAGGCAGGCATCGCAAGCACTATGACCTGGTGGTTCGATTTCCGGGGTACTTCCGAAACCTCATGGAGGCGCTCAACTACGAACTCGTCATCAGCGAGGAGCGAGGGTACGTCGGAGCGGTGCCGCTGGATTATACGCGCCGCATGAGCCTTGCCGAGACGCTGGTGCTGTTCACCCTGCGTTATCTCTACGACGAGGCGGTTACCAACTTTTCCGCCAACGAGGACGGCACGGTGGAGCTCACCGTTGAGGATTTCGAGATCCGCCACCATCAGTTTACCAAGCGCGACCTACCCAAGACCAAGGGCGACTTCGACGCCCTGATCGCCCCTTTCATCCGCTGCGCCATCCTGGAGCACGGCGCCGATGAGGAGCACCCGGAGATCGAGCGCCTGCGCATTCTGCCGACCATCACCGCGCTACTCAATGGTGAGGCCATCAAGCGCATCGAGGTATACCTCAGGGCTGAGGATATCGATACCAGCGAACACCAGGAAGATGAGTCTGTCGAGGAGGACGAGGCGTGA